From the Camelina sativa cultivar DH55 unplaced genomic scaffold, Cs unpScaffold00566, whole genome shotgun sequence genome, the window TTGTCTCTGGTCTGAACTCTTTCGGAAAAGTTCACTCTGTCTAGACACAGCTAAGAAATGTTGTTGCCacgagctctctctctctctctctctctctatctctcttcaaTTCATGACCTTTCACTTGAAAGCCTACTGCTCTTGGACTCTTATCTTAAATGAGCATGTCGTGTTTCTAGGATCGAGCGATTGGAGTTGTTTGACGAATTTGAAGAGTGGCACATGATGCAGGCAAGTCTGTCTTCACCTTTTATTAACTTGATTTCGCACTTATGTATGTATGTGGAGAGTAAAAAAAGACCTAAAGATGATTGGTGTGGAATACCAATGattatatattgtaaatgatgcatgtTGTTGATATGTGTTTGTGGATAAGCCAGTGGAGCATGCTATAAccgtttttgttttcaacagGAACATTACTGCGTCGCATATGCTGTCAATGACGCAGTGGTACGTACATGAGACATGCTTAAGTATCTACAACTCATTGTTCTTTTTTAGAAGTTTAGTAAGATAGTAAGAAAATATGATGAGGTTAATAAAGAACATCCTGGAATCACAAAAATGCAGGGAATATTTGGAGATTTCGGTTTCACAAGAGAAGGGGGCAGTGAAAGTGAAAGCATGAGCATCTCATCAGCATCGTCACCCTGAAAAAGGAGGAGAGTTTTGTATTGCATGGGATCCCCGGAAATTGCTGCAACGGGTACATTAGTTTAAACCTATTTATTATCAGTTGGTGGAAAACTCGTGGTGGTGGGTAGAGGAATCTGATGGTGCTTTACCAAATTTGTTAGGAATGACGATGGCTTGGTTGGTTGTAGACGGAATGTGATTGATTGCACTTGCACACAGAGTCGAGTCCTAGAAAAGAGGCCTTTCTTTGGGTGTTGAGCAGATAAACAAAGGGGAAACACGAACTCTTGTCTGCATTGTTTGAAATAAGAAATGCTGCTATTTGATTGATGGACATGTGAGTTAGTAAGGCCCATTGGTCGCACTCTTTTACCCTTCGGGTTATGTGGGTTGGGCCTCCAAACGtgtcttcttgtttttaaattttttacagcAGTTTCAAAATGTCTTGTCTTGTGTGTACGTGTAcaagcaaagaaagaagaaacctcGGTCATGAAAACGCTCTctgaaatatgttttttttattttattttattttgaacttctttCGGTGGACCTGAAAAATGTAGTATAGATTTTTGCcagaaagaccaaaaaaaaaaaaaaaaaaaggttttttgaaaaaaatactgaaaagacagagagagagaggaaaaagactAAAGTGTTGTTGGCGATGGGATGCACGGCCTCCAAGCTCGACGGTGAGGACGCTGTCCGTCGCTGCAAGGAGCGACGTCGTCTGATGAAGGACGCCGTCTACGCTCGCCACCATCTCGCCACCGCTCACTCTGACTACTGCCGCTCCCTTCGTCTCACCGGCTCTGCCCTCTCCTCTTTCGCCTCCGGCGAACCCCTCTCCGTCTCCGAGAACACTCCCGCTGTTTTTCTCCGCCCTTCCTCCAGCCACGACGCGCCACGTGCCCCTCCTTCCCCAACCCCAAAGCCCGCTCCGCCGCCCATCCGCAGCAAGCAGAcacggaggaggaggacgacGAGGAGGCTTCCCCACATTCTCTCCGACTCCTCTGCGTCTGCCTCTCCTGCCACAACTTGTAGGTCTTTCTATCCCACTGCTCATCAGAACTCAACCTACTCTCGCTCTCCTTCTCAAGCTTCCTCCGTCTGGAACTGGGAGAATTTCTACCCTCCCTCTCCCCCCGACTCCGAGTTCTTCGAACGCAAAGCTCGCCACCATCCTCCTTCCGACTTCGACGCTGAAACTGAGATATCCGACCACACCCTGAGAGACGCCGCCGAGGAAGTTCACTGCAGCGAGTGGGGCGACGACCACGACCGTTTAACTgccaactcttcttcttccgatgGAGATGGGGAGCCCGATACTCACGCCTCCAGATCCGGTATTGAAGAGCAGGAGAAACAGCAGCAAGTCCCAACCGGCAAAGGCAACTCTGACAATGTTACCACTTCTTCCCACTGCTACCAGACCAAAATGGTGGTAAGGCACAAGAATTTGAAGGAGATACTTGACGCCGTTCATGAATACTTCGACAAGGCTGCCTCCGCTGGTGACCAGGTCTCCGCCATGCTTGAGATCGGCCGGGCTGAGCTCGACCGCAGCTTCAGCAACCTTAGGAGTAAGTTTACTTCCCACACTCTACTAAACTAGATGATGCATTGAAACCGTTTCATTCTCTCGCCTCCGTGGATGTGTTTGCATTGAAACCGTTTCATTCTCTCGCTCCGTGGATGTTTTTGCAGAGACGGTGTATCATTCAAGCAGTGTGTTCAGCAACTTGAGCGCAAGCTGGACCTCAAAACCCCCTTTGGCTGTCAAATACAAGCTCGACGCATCTACCCTGAATGATGATCAGGGCGGCCTCAGCAGCCTCTGCTCTACTCTAGACCGACTCCTCGCTTGGGAGAAGAAGCTTTATGAGGATGTCAAGGTACTTTCTTTTGGGTTGTTCGGTTTACCAACGGCAACACTTCTAATTAACAAACTTTTGTGGATGCAAAAATTAGGCAAGGGAAGGAGTGAAGATTGAGCACGAGAAGAAGTTGTCTGCGCTGCAGAGTCAGGAGTACAAAGGAGGTGATGAATCCAAGCTAAACAAGACTAAAACTTCTATAACCAGATTGCAATCACTCATCATTGTCACTTCAGAAGCTGTTTTAACCACGTCTAGTGCCATTCTTCGCCTCCGGGACATTGACCTTGTGCCTCAGCTTGTTGAACTCTGCCATGGGtcagtcttttttcttttcgtggaagttggtttttgtttttcattgttcCTTGAGGGCTTCGTAAACATATCAAAGCTCAGATAACAGTCTGATGCAAATTAGAGGTTGATTCATGTGACTAGAAGCCTTGGTCTAGGCTTGTTTATTTACTTGTGTGTCTCTAAATGCCATGTGTCGCTTGAAATGCAGATTAATGTACATGTGGAAGTCAATGCACGAGTACCACGAAATCCAGAACAACATCGTGCAACAAGTCCGTGGCCTGATGAACCAAACAGAGAAAGGTGAGTCAACATCAGAGGTACACCGGCAGGTGACAAGGGACTTAGAGTCAGCCGTATCCTTGTGGCATACAAGCTTCTGTCGCATCATCAAATACCAGAGAGAGTTCATCTGCTCTCTCCACGCCTGGTTCAAGCTGAGCCTGAGCAACGAAGAGCCAAAGAAACAGAGGCCAGAGTCGTTTGCCTTGTGTGAGGAATGGAAGCAGAGCCTGGAACGGGTGCCTGATACGGTGGCGTCAGAAGCCATAAAGAGCTTTGTAAACGTGGTACATGTCATATCAATAAAGCAGGCGGAAGAGGTGAAGATGAAAAAGCGCACGGAGAGTGCAGGAAAGGAGCTGGAGAAGAAGGCATCCTCACTTAGGAGCATAGAAAGGAAGTACTACCAGGCCTACTCGACGGTTGGGATAGGCCCCGGACCGGAGGCATTGGACGGACGGGATCCGCTGTCTGAGAAGAAATGTGAGCTGGCGGCGTGTCAGAGGCAGGTGGAAGATGAGGTGATGAGGCACGTGAAGGCAGTGGAGGTGACAAGAGCTATGACACTCAACAATCTTCAAACCGGCCTGCCCAATGTCTTCCAAGCCTTGACCAGCTTCTCATCTCTATTCACTGAATGTCTCCACACTGTATGTTCTCGTTCCTATTCCATCAACAACTGAACTCATGgtgatgtaaattatttatttaccaaAGTACCACTCTGCTTCACTTTTGCATTACGTATTAACCCTTTTAAGAATCATCATCTTATATTatcatatgataaaaaaaaagaagaaggaaaaactggaataatcaaaatcaatcatctttctctctttcccatTAACAGATATGGGCCACCAAAGGCATGGGCCGAGCCCAGAGGGGCCGATCGAATTTGACTTAATGGCAGTTGACGTTGACATCGTACGCCGCACCNGATTGCACTTGCACACAGAGTCGAGTCCTAGAAAAGAGGCCTTTCTTTGGGTGTTGAGCAGATAAACAAAGGGGAAACACGAACTCTTGTCTGCATTGTTTGAAATAAGAAATGCTGCTATTTGATTGATGGACATGTGAGTTAGTAAGGCCCATTGGTCGCACTCTTTTACCCTTCGGGTTATGTGGGTTGGGCCTCCAAACGtgtcttcttgtttttaaattttttacagcAGTTTCAAAATGTCTTGTCTTGTGTGTACGTGTAcaagcaaagaaagaagaaacctcGGTCATGAAAACGCTCTctgaaatatgttttttttattttattttattttgaacttctttCGGTGGACCTGAAAAATGTAGTATAGATTTTTGCcagaaagaccaaaaaaaaaaaaaaaaaaaggttttttgaaaaaaatactgaaaagacagagagagagaggaaaaagactAAAGTGTTGTTGGCGATGGGATGCACGGCCTCCAAGCTCGACGGTGAGGACGCTGTCCGTCGCTGCAAGGAGCGACGTCGTCTGATGAAGGACGCCGTCTACGCTCGCCACCATCTCGCCACCGCTCACTCTGACTACTGCCGCTCCCTTCGTCTCACCGGCTCTGCCCTCTCCTCTTTCGCCTCCGGCGAACCCCTCTCCGTCTCCGAGAACACTCCCGCTGTTTTTCTCCGCCCTTCCTCCAGCCACGACGCGCCACGTGCCCCTCCTTCCCCAACCCCAAAGCCCGCTCCGCCGCCCATCCGCAGCAAGCAGAcacggaggaggaggacgacGAGGAGGCTTCCCCACATTCTCTCCGACTCCTCTGCGTCTGCCTCTCCTGCCACAACTTGTAGGTCTTTCTATCCCACTGCTCATCAGAACTCAACCTACTCTCGCTCTCCTTCTCAAGCTTCCTCCGTCTGGAACTGGGAGAATTTCTACCCTCCCTCTCCCCCCGACTCCGAGTTCTTCGAACGCAAAGCTCGCCACCATCCTCCTTCCGACTTCGACGCTGAAACTGAGATATCCGACCACACCCTGAGAGACGCCGCCGAGGAAGTTCACTGCAGCGAGTGGGGCGACGACCACGACCGTTTAACTgccaactcttcttcttccgatgGAGATGGGGAGCCCGATACTCACGCCTCCAGATCCGGTATTGAAGAGCAGGAGAAACAGCAGCAAGTCCCAACCGGCAAAGGCAACTCTGACAATGTTACCACTTCTTCCCACTGCTACCAGACCAAAATGGTGGTAAGGCACAAGAATTTGAAGGAGATACTTGACGCCGTTCATGAATACTTCGACAAGGCTGCCTCCGCTGGTGACCAGGTCTCCGCCATGCTTGAGATCGGCCGGGCTGAGCTCGACCGCAGCTTCAGCAACCTTAGGAGTAAGTTTACTTCCCACACTCTACTAAACTAGATGATGCATTGAAACCGTTTCATTCTCTCGCCTCCGTGGATGTGTTTGCATTGAAACCGTTTCATTCTCTCGCTCCGTGGATGTTTTTGCAGAGACGGTGTATCATTCAAGCAGTGTGTTCAGCAACTTGAGCGCAAGCTGGACCTCAAAACCCCCTTTGGCTGTCAAATACAAGCTCGACGCATCTACCCTGAATGATGATCAGGGCGGCCTCAGCAGCCTCTGCTCTACTCTAGACCGACTCCTCGCTTGGGAGAAGAAGCTTTATGAGGATGTCAAGGTACTTTCTTTTGGGTTGTTCGGTTTACCAACGGCAACACTTCTAATTAACAAACTTTTGTGGATGCAAAAATTAGGCAAGGGAAGGAGTGAAGATTGAGCACGAGAAGAAGTTGTCTGCGCTGCAGAGTCAGGAGTACAAAGGAGGTGATGAATCCAAGCTAAACAAGACTAAAACTTCTATAACCAGATTGCAATCACTCATCATTGTCACTTCAGAAGCTGTTTTAACCACGTCTAGTGCCATTCTTCGCCTCCGGGACATTGACCTTGTGCCTCAGCTTGTTGAACTCTGCCATGGGtcagtcttttttcttttcgtggaagttggtttttgtttttcattgttcCTTGAGGGCTTCGTAAACATATCAAAGCTCAGATAACAGTCTGATGCAAATTAGAGGTTGATTCATGTGACTAGAAGCCTTGGTCTAGGCTTGTTTATTTACTTGTGTGTCTCTAAATGCCATGTGTCGCTTGAAATGCAGATTAATGTACATGTGGAAGTCAATGCACGAGTACCACGAAATCCAGAACAACATCGTGCAACAAGTCCGTGGCCTGATGAACCAAACAGAGAAAGGTGAGTCAACATCAGAGGTACACCGGCAGGTGACAAGGGACTTAGAGTCAGCCGTATCCTTGTGGCATACAAGCTTCTGTCGCATCATCAAATACCAGAGAGAGTTCATCTGCTCTCTCCACGCCTGGTTCAAGCTGAGCCTGAGCAACGAAGAGCCAAAGAAACAGAGGCCAGAGTCGTTTGCCTTGTGTGAGGAATGGAAGCAGAGCCTGGAACGGGTGCCTGATACGGTGGCGTCAGAAGCCATAAAGAGCTTTGTAAACGTGGTACATGTCATATCAATAAAGCAGGCGGAAGAGGTGAAGATGAAAAAGCGCACGGAGAGTGCAGGAAAGGAGCTGGAGAAGAAGGCATCCTCACTTAGGAGCATAGAAAGGAAGTACTACCAGGCCTACTCGACGGTTGGGATAGGCCCCGGACCGGAGGCATTGGACGGACGGGATCCGCTGTCTGAGAAGAAATGTGAGCTGGCGGCGTGTCAGAGGCAGGTGGAAGATGAGGTGATGAGGCACGTGAAGGCAGTGGAGGTGACAAGAGCTATGACACTCAACAATCTTCAAACCGGCCTGCCCAATGTCTTCCAAGCCTTGACCAGCTTCTCATCTCTATTCACTGAATGTCTCCACACTGTATGTTCTCGTTCCTATTCCATCAACAACTGAACTCATGgtgatgtaaattatttatttaccaaAGTACCACTCTGCTTCACTTTTGCATTACGTATTAACCCTTTTAAGAATCATCATCTTATATTatcatatgataaaaaaaaagaagaaggaaaaactggaataatcaaaatcaatcatctttctctctttcccatTAACAGATATGGGCCACCAAAGGCATGGGCCGAGCCCAGAGGGGCCGATCGAATTTGACTTAATGGCAGTTGACGTTGACATCGTACGCCGCACCCAACGACCGCCAAagcactctctctctctctctctctcacatgaTCTTCtaaccaacaacaacactttCTCTCTCATGGCGATGctttcttctactactactgCTTCCGTTTCGGGGATTCAGATTGACTCGTCTGCGTCTGCGTCTGCGGAGGTAGTCTCCGATCCCACACCATCGTCCCCCGAGGGATCTCGCTCTGGGGGCTCACCTGATCGCCATGATCCTTCCACGTCTTCTCCGAGCCCCAGCCGTGGTGGTGGTGACAATAATCAGGTATCAGATGAATTGAATTTTCCTCTTTTAAGATCTCAAGCTGATCTGTGATTTCTTTACTTGTATGTTCCAGTCTGAAGTCATGTCGAGGAGTGAAGAGTATCGCCAATTATTTCGGCTTCCAGCTGAGGAAGTAAGTGTTCCCTCTGCCTCTGTCGGTGTCTcataaattcttcttcttctgaattgTATGATTcatgagtgtgtgtgtgtgtgtctgtgtaGGTCCTTGTTCAAGATTTCAACTGTGCTTGTCAAGAGAGTATTCTTCTCCAGGTACTTTAACTTATCTCTTTACGGAGTTTATGTTTGTCAGGAGAGGATTCTTCTTACTCTTACCATCTTTGGTTATGAGACCATCCTAGTTATTATATCCCTTGggcttctctttctttctgcaGGGTCATATGTACCTCTTCATCCATTATATCTGCTTCTACTCCAACATCTTTGGTTATGAGACCAAGGTACCATAGTGATATCTCTTCCCTTGCTCTCTCCACTGACTGCTTCTATTCAACATTGATCGCAACTCTTGTTGCAGAAAATTATTCCTTTTGCCGAAATTTCTTGTGTTAAACGAGCAAAGACTGCTGGTATTTTTCCCAATGCCATTGAGATTTTAGCTGGAGGGAAGAAGGTACCACGACTTCTCTCTGCCTCTTATTTCATTGTCTTTGTTGCCTCTGTCCTCATCTTAGAACCGCATTCTTTCCCAGTACTTCTTTGCATCCTTTCTTTCCCGtgatgaagctttcaagctTATCCACGATGGATGGTTGGAATATGGTTGTGCTGTCAAACCAGAAGGTGATCTTCAGGTGACTGAACAGCAGCTGCCAAACGCACTGCTCTTTACTGCTTAAGGCGTGTTGCCAGCTTGTTTATTCTTTCCTTTTACTCATCTTTCTTGGCTTATCTTTTCAGGATTCTTTATCTGAGTCCAAAAACCAGGTAAATGATGGAGTTGTTAAAAGGGCACTCAGTTCCATGGATTTGGCAAATGAACTAGATATCCCATTGAGGTAATTTGACCGCTTCCACCATATTGTGTACCTGGTTCCTGTAACTTACTGCTTCACCGCTTACTATCTTTCCTTCACAGGGATGAAAATCTTCATCTTTCAGGCAGTTCCAGTCTTCCTGTCATTAATCAGAATGGTGTTTCACCTTCTTCTGTTCAGCGGTCTGCAGAACCAGTTGAAGATATTatggcttcttcttcagccAATACTTTCAACTGGAAGCCTGAAGATATAAACGCACCTAAATGTAGTTAAAGTCCCTTCCTCACTTtctttttagttctttttttatgttcttggtAATGTGGCAGATTATCATTTTCAAGTCAGCTGTTTAAGGGTGTGAATGCTAGTAATCCACACGGTAATCTTTTGGGTTCAGGTCAACCTGTTAAAAATGCAAACGTTTGGATTTCCTAGCTTTAGAATGAAGTGGTGGTTCCCTTAAAGTGGACAATCAATTTACGTCTTTCTAATTCTAGGTCTATGTCATTATGTGTctaatctttttgtttgatatttttggaaCTTAAACTGTCTCTGTTTGAATTCAAATGGTCGATGGGGAAATATCTCATAATGGTTTTACTATATAAGGTCTATTGGGGTGTAGTAACTTAGCTTTATTTTCTGGCCTGTTTATGATATTTCACTAGTACCCAATTTGTCCCATCAAGCTTGTACTCAGTNTCAGGGCGGCCTCAGCAGCCTCTGCTCTACTCTAGACCGACTCCTCGCTTGGGAGAAGAAGCTTTATGAGGATGTCAAGGTACTTTCTTTTGGGTTGTTCGGTTTACCAACGGCAACACTTCTAATTAACAAACTTTTGTGGATGCAAAAATTAGGCAAGGGAAGGAGTGAAGATTGAGCACGAGAAGAAGTTGTCTGCGCTGCAGAGTCAGGAGTACAAAGGAGGTGATGAATCCAAGCTAAACAAGACTAAAACTTCCATAACCAGATTGCAATCTCTCATCATTGTCACTTCAGAAGCTGTTTTAACCACGTCTAGTGCCATTCTTCGCCTCCGGGACATTGACCTTGTGCCTCAGCTTGTTGAACTCTGCCATGGGtcagtcttttttcttttcgtggaagttggtttttgtttttcattgttcCTTGAGGGCTTCGTAAACATATCAAAGCTCAGATAACAGTCTGATGCAAATTAGAGGTTGATTCATGTGACTAGAAGCCTTGGTCTAGGCTTGTTTATTTACTTGTGTGTCTCTAAATGCCATGTGTCGCTTGAAATGCAGATTAATGTACATGTGGAAGTCAATGCACGAGTACCACGAAATCCAGAACAACATCGTGCAACAAGTCCGTGGCCTGATGAACCAAACAGAGAAAGGTGAGTCAACATCAGAGGTACACCGGCAGGTGACAAGGGACTTAGAGTCAGCCGTATCCTTGTGGCATACAAGCTTCTGTCGCATCATCAAATACCAGAGAGAGTTCATCTGCTCTCTCCACGCCTGGTTCAAGCTGAGCCTGAGCAACGAAGAGCCAAAGAAACAGAGGCCAGAGTCGTTTGCCTTGTGTGAGGAATGGAAGCAGAGCCTGGAACGGGTGCCTGATACGGTGGCGTCAGAAGCCATAAAGAGCTTTGTAAACGTGGTACATGTCATATCAATAAAGCAGGCGGAAGAGGTGAAGATGAAAAAGCGCACGGAGAGTGCAGGAAAGGAGCTGGAGAAGAAGGCATCCTCACTTAGGAGCATAGAAAGGAAGTACTACCAGGCCTACTCGACGGTTGGGATAGGCCCCGGACCGGAGGCATTGGACGGACGGGATCCGCTGTCTGAGAAGAAATGTGAGCTGGCGGCGTGTCAGAGGCAGGTGGAAGATGAGGTGATGAGGCACGTGAAGGCAGTGGAGGTGACAAGAGCTATGACACTCAACAATCTTCAAACCGGCCTGCCCAATGTCTTCCAAGCCTTGACCAGCTTCTCATCTCTATTCACTGAATGTCTCCACACTGTATGTTCTCGTTCCTATTCCATCAACAACTGAACTCATGgtgatgtaaattatttatttaccaaAGTACCACTCTGCTTCACTTTTGCATTACGTATTAACCCTTTTAAGAATCATCATCTTATATTatcatatgataaaaaaaaagaagaaggaaaaactggaataatcaaaatcaatcatctttctctctttcccatTAACAGATATGGGCCACCAAAGGCATGGGCCGAGCCCAGAGGGGCCGATCGAATTTGACTTAATGGCAGTTGACGTTGACATCGTACGCCGCACCCAACGACCGCCAAagcactctctctctctctctctctcacatgaTCTTCtaaccaacaacaacactttCTCTCTCATGGCGATGctttcttctactactactgCTTCCGTTTCGGGGATTCAGATTGACTCGTCTGCGTCTGCGTCTGCGGAGGTAGTCTCCGATCCCACACCATCGTCCCCCGAGGGATCTCGCTCTGGGGGCTCACCTGATCGCCATGATCCTTCCACGTCTTCTCCGAGCCCCAGCCGTGGTGGTGGTGACAATAATCAGGTATCAGATGAATTGAATTTTCCTCTTTTAAGATCTCAAGCTGATCTGTGATTTCTTTACTTGTATGTTCCAGTCTGAAGTCATGTCGAGGAGTGAAGAGTATCGCCAATTATTTCGGCTTCCAGCTGAGGAAGTAAGTGTTCCCTCTGCCTCTGTCGGTGTCTcataaattcttcttcttctgaattgTATGATTcatgagtgtgtgtgtgtgtgtctgtgtaGGTCCTTGTTCAAGATTTCAACTGTGCTTGTCAAGAGAGTATTCTTCTCCAGGTACTTTAACTTATCTCTTTACGGAGTTTATGTTTGTCAGGAGAGGATTCTTCTTACTCTTACCATCTTTGGTTATGAGACCATCCTAGTTATTATATCCCTTGggcttctctttctttctgcaGGGTCATATGTACCTCTTCATCCATTATATCTGCTTCTACTCCAACATCTTTGGTTATGAGACCAAGGTACCATAGTGATATCTCTTCCCTTGCTCTCTCCACTGACTGCTTCTATTCAACATTGATCGCAACTCTTGTTGCAGAAAATTATTCCTTTTGCCGAAATTTCTTGTGTTAAACGAGCAAAGACTGCTGGTATTTTTCCCAATGCCATTGAGATTTTAGCTGGAGGGAAGAAGGTACCACGACTTCTCTCTGCCTCTTATTTCATTGTCTTTGTTGCCTCTGTCCTCATCTTAGAACCGCATTCTTTCCCAGTACTTCTTTGCATCCTTTCTTTCCCGtgatgaagctttcaagctTATCCACGATGGATGGTTGGAATATGGTTGTGCTGTCAAACCAGAAGGTGATCTTCAGGTGACTGAACAGCAGCTGCCAAACGCACTGCTCTTTACTGCTTAAGGCGTGTTGCCAGCTTGTTTATTCTTTCCTTTTACTCATCTTTCTTGGCTTATCTTTTCAGGATTCTTTATCTGAGTCCAAAAACCAGGTAAATGATGGAGTTGTTAAAAGGGCACTCAGTTCCATGGATTTGGCAAATGAACTAGATATCCCATTGAGGTAATTTGACCGCTTCCACCATATTGTGTACCTGGTTCCTGTAACTTACTGCTTCACCGCTTACTATCTTTCCTTCACAGGGATGAAAATCTTCATCTTTCAGGCAGTTCCAGTCTTCCTGTCATTAATCAGAATGGTGTTTCACCTTCTTCTGTTCAGCGGTCTGCAGAACCAGTTGAAGATATTatggcttcttcttcagccAATACTTTCAACTGGAAGCCTGAAGATATAAACGCACCTAAATGTAGTTAAAGTCCCTTCCTCACTTtctttttagttctttttttatgttcttggtAATGTGGCAGATTATCATTTTCAAGTCAGCTGTTTAAGGGTGTGAATGCTAGTAATCCACACGGTAATCTTTTGGGTTCAGGTCAACCTGTTAAAAATGCAAACGTTTGGATTTCCTAGCTTTAGAATGAAGTGGTGGTTCCCTTAAAGTGGACAATCAATTTACGTCTTTCTAATTCTAGGTCTATGTCATTATGTGTctaatctttttgtttgatatttttggaaCTTAAACTGTCTCTG encodes:
- the LOC104773530 gene encoding uncharacterized protein LOC104773530 isoform X1, which produces MGCTASKLDGEDAVRRCKERRRLMKDAVYARHHLATAHSDYCRSLRLTGSALSSFASGEPLSVSENTPAVFLRPSSSHDAPRAPPSPTPKPAPPPIRSKQTRRRRTTRRLPHILSDSSASASPATTCRSFYPTAHQNSTYSRSPSQASSVWNWENFYPPSPPDSEFFERKARHHPPSDFDAETEISDHTLRDAAEEVHCSEWGDDHDRLTANSSSSDGDGEPDTHASRSGIEEQEKQQQVPTGKGNSDNVTTSSHCYQTKMVVRHKNLKEILDAVHEYFDKAASAGDQVSAMLEIGRAELDRSFSNLRKTVYHSSSVFSNLSASWTSKPPLAVKYKLDASTLNDDQGGLSSLCSTLDRLLAWEKKLYEDVKAREGVKIEHEKKLSALQSQEYKGGDESKLNKTKTSITRLQSLIIVTSEAVLTTSSAILRLRDIDLVPQLVELCHGLMYMWKSMHEYHEIQNNIVQQVRGLMNQTEKGESTSEVHRQVTRDLESAVSLWHTSFCRIIKYQREFICSLHAWFKLSLSNEEPKKQRPESFALCEEWKQSLERVPDTVASEAIKSFVNVVHVISIKQAEEVKMKKRTESAGKELEKKASSLRSIERKYYQAYSTVGIGPGPEALDGRDPLSEKKCELAACQRQVEDEVMRHVKAVEVTRAMTLNNLQTGLPNVFQALTSFSSLFTECLHTIWATKGMGRAQRGRSNLT
- the LOC104773530 gene encoding uncharacterized protein LOC104773530 isoform X2, coding for MGCTASKLDGEDAVRRCKERRRLMKDAVYARHHLATAHSDYCRSLRLTGSALSSFASGEPLSVSENTPAVFLRPSSSHDAPRAPPSPTPKPAPPPIRSKQTRRRRTTRRLPHILSDSSASASPATTCRSFYPTAHQNSTYSRSPSQASSVWNWENFYPPSPPDSEFFERKARHHPPSDFDAETEISDHTLRDAAEEVHCSEWGDDHDRLTANSSSSDGDGEPDTHASRSGIEEQEKQQQVPTGKGNSDNVTTSSHCYQTKMVVRHKNLKEILDAVHEYFDKAASAGDQVSAMLEIGRAELDRSFSNLRKTVYHSSSVFSNLSASWTSKPPLAVKYKLDASTLNDDQGGLSSLCSTLDRLLAWEKKLYEDVKAREGVKIEHEKKLSALQSQEYKGGDESKLNKTKTSITRLQSLIIVTSEAVLTTSSAILRLRDIDLVPQLVELCHGLMYMWKSMHEYHEIQNNIVQQVRGLMNQTEKGESTSEVHRQVTRDLESAVSLWHTSFCRIIKYQREFICSLHAWFKLSLSNEEPKKQRPESFALCEEWKQSLERVPDTVASEAIKSFVNVVHVISIKQAEEVKMKKRTESAGKELEKKASSLRSIERKYYQAYSTVGIGPGPEALDGRDPLSEKKCELAACQRQVEDEVMRHVKAVEVTRAMTLNNLQTGLPNVFQALTSFSSLFTECLHTVCSRSYSINN
- the LOC109131576 gene encoding uncharacterized protein LOC109131576, producing the protein MAVDVDIVRRTQRPPKHSLSLSLSHDLLTNNNTFSLMAMLSSTTTASVSGIQIDSSASASAEVVSDPTPSSPEGSRSGGSPDRHDPSTSSPSPSRGGGDNNQSEVMSRSEEYRQLFRLPAEEVLVQDFNCACQESILLQGHMYLFIHYICFYSNIFGYETKKIIPFAEISCVKRAKTAGIFPNAIEILAGGKKNRILSQYFFASFLSRDEAFKLIHDGWLEYGCAVKPEGDLQDSLSESKNQVNDGVVKRALSSMDLANELDIPLRDENLHLSGSSSLPVINQNGVSPSSVQRSAEPVEDIMASSSANTFNWKPEDINAPKLPNLSHQACTQXQGGLSSLCSTLDRLLAWEKKLYEDVKAREGVKIEHEKKLSALQSQEYKGGDESKLNKTKTSITRLQSLIIVTSEAVLTTSSAILRLRDIDLVPQLVELCHGLMYMWKSMHEYHEIQNNIVQQVRGLMNQTEKGESTSEVHRQVTRDLESAVSLWHTSFCRIIKYQREFICSLHAWFKLSLSNEEPKKQRPESFALCEEWKQSLERVPDTVASEAIKSFVNVVHVISIKQAEEVKMKKRTESAGKELEKKASSLRSIERKYYQAYSTVGIGPGPEALDGRDPLSEKKCELAACQRQVEDEVMRHVKAVEVTRAMTLNNLQTGLPNVFQALTSFSSLFTECLHTVCSRSYSINN